The window ATTAATGTGTAGCGAACAACGCTGGATCCACGATGGGAAAGTTCGCGAACCATCGATACGAAAGGCGCTACACCAGTTCCGGTTGCGACAAATACAACATTCACAAAATTTTTGGTGCGGTCCAGAGTAAAGTCTCCGACTGCCCGATCCGCGTGCTGTATATTCTCTCCTTCCAGAAACTCATTTTCGCGGTTCACAAAAAACTCAAGGTAGCCGCGTTGTTTCGTCTGATAAGGCGCAGATGCAATGGAAAAAATCATGGAAACACCGGAACGGGAAAGAACAATGTTCTGGCCCGCTTGATAATCGGGAAATCGTTCGCCTTTGTGACTTTTTAAACGGAAAATGGCGACATTTCCCGAGAGTGGTTGCCATTGGATTACTTCAGACATGCCGAATCACAATCGTTCCGGAGGGTGGGCCTCCGTGCCCGCCGATGGCGGCCAGGGACGGCCGCCCTCCGATTAAATTTTTCCTACAGCCATAGGATAAAGTGGTAAGTTTAGTCAAACAGCGAAGATGCGTCAATCAGCATGCCGAAAGACACAGCTTCTTGTACGAAGTTTGTAACGCCTGCTCTTGCAGGCATTATTATTTGCTGCTGAAAGCGCGAAGATATTCAGCGATATTCTTTAGAATGTCAAACTGCTGTTCCACTCGTTTCCGTGCGTTCTCTCCGAGCTTTTTTCTCAATAGCGGATCGTCTATCAAACGAGCAATCGCTTTCGTGAGGGCAATCTCATCGGCTGGGGGAACAAGGAGTCCGCTAATGCCGTCCTCAACGATTTCTGAGATGCCCCCCACATGCGTAGAAATCACCGCTAGCTTCATCGCCATTGCTTCGAGCAAAACATTTGGAATGATATCGCGGCTTCCATCTGACGCAATGACGGACGGTAGGACGAACAGATCGGCCGTCCTATAGCTATCCAGAACTGCTTCGAAAGGAAGTTCGCCGGCAAAAACAACCGTTTCTTCGAGCGCCAGCTGAACGTGCATTTTTTTTAACATCAAATAATAATTCGCATACATCGATAGCTCCGGGCCCCCCAGAATCTGACAGCGAAAGCGACATCCGGCCTCCTTCAGTTTGCTGCAAGATTTCAGAAGATATTCGATCCCCTTTTGTTCGATCAGCCGGGCTGTGCAAACAATCCTCACCGGATTCTGGTGTGGGCGGTCCTCAGGAGGACAAAAGTTCTGCAAGTCCACGCCGTTGTATATCTGAAGCACTCTACTATTACCATTGGCAAGAGGCTTCAGATGCAACTGGTTGTAAACCGTATTTGTAATCACAAAATCCGCATTTACCAACTTCTCTTTTAGACCATATTGGTAGTGGGACCTGTACAATTCGTGAGCTCGAACTTGCACAGAGTAACCCAAATCGAGGAGCCGCGAAGCCAGAAGCGCGACCAGCGCTGTTTCATCTCCCCACGGCGCGTGAATGCGACGGACGTTTTGCTCCTTTAATGCGCCTGCAAGACAGAGCGCCTTCATAAACACTTTGCGATCCTTATGTAAACTCTTGAATCTCGCGTAGTGATGCGTTATCAGAAAAAGCAGAATCTTAAAACATGTGAAAGGTTTTGTGCGCCAAAAATATTTCCGGTAGGCGGAGACCAGCGCATGATCCTTGTGATTCACGTAACAGGTATCCTGCAAAAAATACCTCGCCTTTGCATCGGCATTTTCCGCGCTCTCTGCCCCTTCAGCGACGATGACCACCCGTACGCCCGATCTCCTGAGCGCATCCAGCTCGCGGTGAATAAAAGTCTGACTGAGGACTGGAAAGCGCCACAGATAATAAGCAATCGAATCTTTTTCAGACGTAATCTGTTTTTTTGACGAAATCCGGGCGAGCCGCGACCAAAATGAGGAGCTAAAAACGGAGTAGTAACACGCATCAAAGAAAGCAATGAGATGCTCCTGCAGGCGCAAACTTCGTCGGAAAGGGGGATGGCTACTACCAAGTACCGGATCGAACTTCCGTGCTTTCCTGAAACTGGCCAGCAGCATTGACAGAATCGCTGAATATTTCCAGTCCATCAGAAATTGCACCTTTTTTGTTCTTCTGAGGTACATCACGTTTGCGGCTCTCGTGCGCCACGCTCGAAAATT is drawn from bacterium and contains these coding sequences:
- a CDS encoding glycosyltransferase, with translation MSELTICMPVSRRRRHFREALESVFLQNDVDFEFIVTAPETIELPDDPRISQIVCDRKSALTQAFRSSTATFFAIVGANDILLPGAFRKLLNAFGDWRDAGMLHCCFFLIDGSGSASKESYRRLRDFFELQNTPGFDLRRELIVRGLFMSNFRVFRRAAINTCGGFDPQMADPEYDLTLKIADRFAIRQVPQYLYCRRKKNVHSRWNNFRAWRTRAANVMYLRRTKKVQFLMDWKYSAILSMLLASFRKARKFDPVLGSSHPPFRRSLRLQEHLIAFFDACYYSVFSSSFWSRLARISSKKQITSEKDSIAYYLWRFPVLSQTFIHRELDALRRSGVRVVIVAEGAESAENADAKARYFLQDTCYVNHKDHALVSAYRKYFWRTKPFTCFKILLFLITHHYARFKSLHKDRKVFMKALCLAGALKEQNVRRIHAPWGDETALVALLASRLLDLGYSVQVRAHELYRSHYQYGLKEKLVNADFVITNTVYNQLHLKPLANGNSRVLQIYNGVDLQNFCPPEDRPHQNPVRIVCTARLIEQKGIEYLLKSCSKLKEAGCRFRCQILGGPELSMYANYYLMLKKMHVQLALEETVVFAGELPFEAVLDSYRTADLFVLPSVIASDGSRDIIPNVLLEAMAMKLAVISTHVGGISEIVEDGISGLLVPPADEIALTKAIARLIDDPLLRKKLGENARKRVEQQFDILKNIAEYLRAFSSK